A genomic segment from Miscanthus floridulus cultivar M001 unplaced genomic scaffold, ASM1932011v1 fs_570_2_3, whole genome shotgun sequence encodes:
- the LOC136532290 gene encoding WAT1-related protein At4g01440-like, giving the protein MDEWKPVMAMLVFNLISAVLTALVKKALEQGLNALVLITLRQLVATLFLAPIAYFKERNTRPKFTLEIFVYHFFSAALGASLSQYSFFYGLKFTTATFAITFANVAPVLTFFIAIALRAMAMRKVRHASVWIITKKLEIVTILYSGIMASAAGFLLMTWCVHKRGPVFTAAFIPIVQIMVSVIDFFFLHEQLYLGSVLGSVLMIFGLYLLLWGKKGGCRGGML; this is encoded by the exons ATGGATGAGTGGAAGCCGGTGATGGCAATGCTGGTCTTCAACCTCATCTCTGCTGTGCTGACAGCGCTGGTGAAGAAGGCGCTGGAGCAAGGGCTCAACGCCCTCGTCCTCATCACTCTTCGCCAGTTGGTCGCTACTCTCTTCCTAGCGCCAATAGCCTACTTCAAAGAACG GAACACAAGGCCTAAGTTCACGCTAGAGATCTTTGTGTACCACTTCTTCAGTGCAGCGCTTGG TGCTTCCCTCTCGCAGTACAGCTTCTTCTACGGGCTCAAGTTCACAACTGCGACGTTTGCCATAACATTTGCAAACGTGGCTCCTGTCCTCACCTTCTTCATTGCCATAGCTCTACG AGCTATGGCAATGAGGAAGGTGAGGCACGCATCGGTTTGGATCATCACAAAGAAGCTGGAGATCGTCACAATATTGTATTCG GGAATCATGGCGTCTGCAGCAGGCTTCCTGCTAATGACCTGGTGCGTTCATAAGAGGGGTCCAGTTTTCACTGCAGCCTTCATCCCCATCGTCCAGATCATGGTGTCCGTTATcgatttcttcttcctccatgaGCAACTATATCTTGGCAG CGTTCTAGGATCCGTGCtgat gatATTTGGGCTCTACCTTCTGCTGTGGGGAAAGAAAGGTGGATGCCGCGGTGGCATGCTGTAG